A stretch of the Ornithodoros turicata isolate Travis chromosome 4, ASM3712646v1, whole genome shotgun sequence genome encodes the following:
- the LOC135393287 gene encoding uncharacterized protein LOC135393287 — MRCCNVAHGCEFVGVLDEVTTHFLKDCTFHVVTCNRCNAAILRNDIVHHYTEQRCQAASSSTNYGNEVRANENIVDTESKMNDALDAAMGRLCAIETQLNVHVVSINGAKRGISANGQALSRLLDLQEQTSGVMRKQIEELTKCLHTGKRMLSDAISPTSAAGVSHTSSMAEHDNDTENAQKGGGGAAALQHSSDQTGSEVIDDVNKIGEALKVVFDACKRISFMDRKLGALELLLTNCKNNVAYYHIQDFNDIEKESVSMQVNRWSETLVLCGYSSKLHVQIDTIDGMLYLGVFLSICRSSRDSCLKWPFALPYKIMLVHPTDEKKNIEFHVNVLEYIDSKSMCFIKPAGDNNSDFGARRLCELQIITKEGFVHNNSISVGVKIISPVC, encoded by the coding sequence atgcgcTGCTGCAACGTCGCTCACGGGTGCGAGTTTGTTGGCGTTTTAGACGAAGTGACGACTCATTTCTTGAAGGACTGTACTTTCCATGTTGTGACGTGTAACAGATGCAATGCTGCCATCTTACGCAATGATATCGTTCATCATTACACTGAGCAAAGATGTCAGGCTGCTAGTTCATCAACGAACTATGGAAACGAAGTCAGAGCCAACGAGAACATTGTCGACACTGAAAGCAAGATGAACGATGCATTGGATGCTGCCATGGGGAGACTTTGCGCGATTGAGACGCAGCTCAACGTTCACGTTGTTAGCATCAACGGTGCAAAGCGAGGCATATCTGCGAATGGGCAGGCGTTAAGCAGGCTCCTTGACCTGCAGGAACAAACATCCGGTGTCATGAGGAAGCAGATAGAGGAATTAACGAAGTGTCTACACACCGGAAAACGCATGCTCTCAGATGCTATTTCACCGACGTCTGCAGCGGGTGTTAGTCATACGTCCTCAATGGCGGAACACGATAATGATACTGAGAACGCTCAAAAAGGTGGAGGTGGAGCTGCTGCTCTCCAACACTCATCTGATCAAACTGGATCTGAGGTTATCGACGACGTCAACAAGATTGGCGAGGCCTTAAAAGTTGTGTTTGATGCTTGCAAGCGGATTTCTTTTATGGATAGAAAGTTGGGTGCGCTAGAGTTATTGTTAACCAATTGCAAAAACAATGTTGCCTATTATCATATTCAAGACTTCAACGATATCGAGAAAGAATCGGTCAGTATGCAGGTAAATCGGTGGTCTGAAACTTTGGTATTGTGTGGCTACTCTTCCAAGCTTCACGTGCAGATCGATACAATTGATGGAATGTTGTATTTGGGTGTTTTCCTGTCTATTTGTCGTAGTTCTAGAGACTCCTGCTTGAAATGGCCCTTTGCATTGCCTTATAAAATCATGTTGGTCCACCCAACCGATGAGAAAAAGAACATCGAGTTTCACGTTAATGTCTTAGAATACATAGATAGTAAAAGTATGTGTTTCATTAAGCCAGCAGGGGATAACAACAGTGACTTCGGCGCACGTAGGCTATGCGAGCTGCAAATTATAACGAAGGAAGGTTTCGTACACAACAACTCCATCAGTGTGGGCGTAAAAATTATTTCACCTGTTTGTTAA